One genomic window of Pseudomonas aeruginosa includes the following:
- a CDS encoding RidA family protein: MTKTVIHTDNAPAAIGTYSQAIKAGNTVYVSGQIPLDPKTMELVEGFEEQTVQVFENLKAVIEASGGYLHDVAKLNIFLTDLSHFAKVNEIMGRYFTQPYPARAAIGVAALPKGAQVEMDAIVVLE, translated from the coding sequence ATGACCAAGACCGTTATCCACACCGACAACGCCCCGGCCGCCATCGGCACCTACTCCCAGGCCATCAAGGCCGGCAATACCGTCTACGTGTCCGGGCAGATCCCGCTGGACCCGAAGACCATGGAACTGGTGGAAGGCTTCGAGGAGCAGACCGTCCAGGTGTTCGAGAACCTCAAGGCGGTGATCGAGGCTTCCGGCGGCTACCTGCACGACGTCGCCAAGCTGAACATCTTCCTCACCGACCTGTCGCACTTCGCCAAGGTCAACGAGATCATGGGCCGCTACTTCACCCAGCCCTACCCGGCGCGCGCCGCTATCGGCGTAGCCGCCCTGCCGAAGGGCGCACAGGTGGAAATGGACGCCATCGTCGTCCTCGAGTAA